Proteins encoded by one window of Streptomyces sp. ALI-76-A:
- a CDS encoding YlxR family protein, with the protein MSGRTRTGAWPERTCVGCRERAAKTELLRTVAIKDACVPDPRGTLPGRGAYVHPVSVCLDQAVRRRAFPRALRVPGPLDVVALRRYVEQTEGC; encoded by the coding sequence GTGTCTGGCCGGACGCGCACCGGAGCATGGCCTGAACGCACCTGTGTGGGGTGCCGGGAGCGAGCGGCCAAGACCGAACTGCTGCGCACCGTGGCGATCAAGGACGCATGCGTCCCCGATCCACGCGGTACGCTGCCCGGCCGGGGTGCGTACGTGCACCCCGTCTCGGTCTGTCTCGACCAGGCGGTACGCCGCCGGGCGTTCCCGAGGGCGCTGCGCGTCCCGGGCCCGCTCGACGTAGTGGCGTTGCGCCGGTACGTCGAGCAGACAGAAGGTTGCTGA
- the rimP gene encoding ribosome maturation factor RimP → MSTTQSERLRELLEPLVGSQGLDLEEIAVDSVGRKRVLRVVVDSDTGADLDQIADVSRALSAKLDETDAMGEGEYTLEVGTPGAERLLKEHRHYVRALDRLAKFQLHGGDELVARILRVDDEGLDVEVPGVKGRKATARRLAFADIDRARVQVEFSRKDKNDMKEEEEA, encoded by the coding sequence ATGAGCACCACCCAGAGCGAGAGGCTGCGAGAACTTCTGGAACCGCTCGTCGGTTCCCAGGGCCTGGATCTGGAAGAGATCGCGGTGGACTCGGTCGGACGCAAGCGTGTGCTGCGCGTCGTCGTCGACTCCGACACCGGTGCGGACCTGGACCAGATCGCCGATGTGAGCCGCGCGCTCTCGGCGAAGCTCGACGAGACCGACGCGATGGGCGAGGGCGAGTACACCCTCGAGGTCGGAACCCCCGGCGCGGAGCGCCTCCTCAAGGAGCACCGGCACTACGTACGCGCGCTCGACCGGCTGGCGAAGTTCCAGCTGCACGGCGGCGACGAACTGGTCGCCCGGATCCTCCGGGTCGACGACGAGGGTCTCGACGTGGAAGTACCGGGTGTGAAGGGCCGCAAGGCCACCGCCCGCAGACTCGCCTTCGCGGACATCGACCGGGCACGGGTCCAGGTCGAGTTCAGCCGCAAGGACAAGAACGACATGAAGGAAGAGGAGGAGGCGTAG
- the nusA gene encoding transcription termination factor NusA, producing the protein MDIDMSALRGLVREKEISFDLLVEAIESALLIAYHRTEGSRRHARVELDRETGHVTVWAKEDPDDLEEGQEAREFDDTPSDFGRIAASTAKQVILQRLRDAEDDATLGEYVGREGDIVTGVVQQGRDPKNVLVDIGKLEAILPVQEQVPGETYQHGMRLRSYVVRVAKGVRGPSVTLSRTHPNLVKKLFALEVPEIADGSVEIAAIAREAGHRTKIAVRSTRSGLNAKGACIGPMGGRVRSVMGELNGEKIDIVDWSDDPAEMVANALSPARVSKVEVVDMAARSARVTVPDYQLSLAIGKEGQNARLAARLTGWRIDIRPDTEQPDD; encoded by the coding sequence GTGGACATCGACATGAGTGCCCTGAGGGGCTTGGTGCGGGAGAAGGAGATCTCCTTCGACCTGCTGGTCGAAGCGATCGAGTCGGCCCTCCTCATCGCCTACCACCGCACCGAGGGAAGCCGCCGTCACGCGCGCGTGGAGCTCGACCGGGAGACCGGACATGTGACCGTGTGGGCGAAGGAGGACCCCGACGACCTCGAGGAGGGCCAGGAGGCCCGCGAGTTCGACGACACCCCGTCCGATTTCGGCCGTATCGCCGCCTCCACCGCCAAGCAGGTCATCCTTCAGCGGCTGCGCGACGCCGAGGACGACGCGACGCTCGGCGAGTACGTCGGCCGTGAGGGCGACATCGTCACCGGCGTGGTCCAGCAGGGCCGCGACCCGAAGAACGTGCTCGTGGACATCGGCAAGCTGGAGGCCATCCTGCCGGTGCAGGAGCAGGTGCCCGGCGAGACCTACCAGCACGGCATGCGCCTGCGGTCGTACGTCGTCCGGGTGGCCAAGGGGGTGCGTGGTCCGTCCGTGACGCTCTCCCGCACACATCCCAATCTGGTGAAGAAACTCTTCGCGCTGGAGGTGCCGGAGATCGCCGACGGGTCCGTCGAGATCGCCGCCATCGCCCGCGAGGCCGGCCACCGCACGAAGATCGCCGTCCGCTCCACCCGGTCCGGACTGAACGCCAAGGGCGCCTGCATCGGCCCGATGGGCGGGCGGGTGCGCAGTGTCATGGGCGAGCTGAACGGTGAGAAGATCGACATCGTCGACTGGTCGGACGACCCGGCCGAGATGGTGGCGAACGCCCTGTCGCCCGCCCGGGTGTCCAAGGTCGAGGTCGTGGACATGGCCGCCCGCTCCGCGCGGGTGACGGTGCCCGACTACCAGCTGTCGCTGGCGATCGGCAAGGAAGGGCAGAACGCCCGGCTCGCGGCCCGGCTCACCGGCTGGCGCATCGACATCCGTCCGGACACCGAACAGCCCGACGACTAG
- a CDS encoding aminoglycoside phosphotransferase family protein, with the protein MAFEPPPRLVRALGEAAPDGDGWLEKLPEAARQAVALRELTVERVQVPGGRSSLVVLVRRPDGTPAVLKLAPPRARPQSERAALARWDGRGAVQLLEPSTTEGVLLLERLHQDVSVRSLPEAKALLEAAGTLRRLWVEPGEHPFETVAERTGRQAEAMRARAAVDPEVASLVDAALAAREELLAAPPEHRLLHGTFRQSKVLAGERMPWLAVGPDPVVGECAFDLARLVRDRVEDLIASPSGAATTRRRVKRLAESLDVDQERLRGWTLFRAVESGVRARRVGRPGDAELLLEFAGWL; encoded by the coding sequence ATGGCTTTCGAACCGCCGCCGCGTCTGGTGAGGGCGCTCGGCGAGGCGGCACCGGACGGTGACGGCTGGTTGGAGAAGCTGCCCGAGGCGGCCCGGCAGGCCGTCGCGCTGCGCGAGTTGACCGTCGAGCGGGTGCAGGTGCCCGGCGGGCGCAGCAGCCTGGTCGTGCTGGTGCGGCGGCCGGACGGGACGCCCGCGGTCCTCAAGCTGGCGCCGCCCCGGGCGCGTCCGCAGAGCGAGCGGGCCGCGCTCGCCCGCTGGGACGGACGCGGTGCCGTACAGCTGCTCGAACCGTCGACGACGGAGGGTGTGCTGCTTCTGGAGCGGCTGCATCAGGACGTGTCGGTGCGGTCGCTGCCGGAGGCGAAGGCGCTGCTGGAGGCGGCGGGGACGCTGCGGCGGCTGTGGGTGGAGCCCGGGGAGCATCCCTTCGAGACGGTGGCCGAGCGGACCGGGCGGCAGGCCGAGGCGATGCGGGCGCGTGCCGCCGTCGACCCGGAAGTGGCCTCGCTGGTGGACGCGGCGCTCGCGGCCCGCGAGGAGCTGCTGGCCGCGCCGCCCGAGCACCGGCTGCTGCACGGGACGTTCCGGCAGAGCAAGGTGCTCGCCGGTGAGCGGATGCCGTGGCTGGCCGTGGGGCCGGATCCGGTGGTCGGCGAGTGCGCCTTCGATCTGGCGCGGCTGGTGCGGGACCGGGTGGAGGACCTGATCGCCTCCCCGTCGGGGGCGGCGACGACCCGGCGGCGGGTGAAGCGGCTCGCGGAGTCGCTGGACGTGGACCAGGAGCGGCTGCGGGGCTGGACCCTGTTCCGGGCCGTGGAGTCCGGTGTACGGGCACGCAGGGTCGGACGCCCGGGGGACGCGGAACTGCTGCTGGAGTTCGCGGGCTGGCTCTGA
- a CDS encoding GNAT family N-acetyltransferase, with amino-acid sequence MDLAIGPLDLSAHVDEALAVQAIAFGLGPDEVAVRRQIVLRHMTYPGATALGATSGGELVGFVYGMPNNRSHWWSTVVEPYLRAGGHDDWLDDSFVITELHVHPGYQHRGIGRSLITRITDAAAEPRSILSAIDTDSPARGLYHSLGYQDLARQVLFPSAPKPYAVMGAPLPLRRR; translated from the coding sequence ATGGACCTCGCCATCGGCCCCCTGGACCTGTCCGCCCACGTCGATGAGGCCCTAGCCGTCCAAGCCATCGCTTTCGGCCTGGGGCCCGACGAGGTGGCCGTGCGCCGCCAGATCGTGCTGCGCCACATGACGTACCCGGGAGCGACCGCCCTCGGCGCCACGTCCGGCGGTGAACTCGTCGGCTTCGTCTACGGCATGCCCAACAACCGCTCCCACTGGTGGTCCACCGTCGTGGAGCCCTACCTCCGCGCCGGCGGCCACGACGACTGGCTCGACGACTCCTTCGTGATCACTGAGCTGCACGTGCACCCCGGGTACCAGCACCGCGGCATCGGCCGGTCCCTGATCACCCGGATCACCGACGCCGCCGCCGAACCCCGCTCGATCCTCTCCGCGATCGACACCGACAGCCCCGCCCGCGGCCTCTACCACTCCCTCGGCTACCAGGACCTGGCCCGCCAGGTCCTGTTCCCCAGCGCCCCGAAGCCGTACGCCGTGATGGGCGCGCCGCTGCCGCTGCGCAGGCGGTAG
- the infB gene encoding translation initiation factor IF-2 produces the protein MAKVRVYELAKEFGVESKVVMAKLQELGEFVRSASSTIEAPVVRKLTDALQQGNGGGKPAPARKAAPARPGAPSPAQAARPGPAAPRPPAPKPAAAEQPAAPAAPAASGPRPTPGPKPAPRPAPASPAPTTPEFTAPPSAPAAPAASGPAAGAGTGSGPRPGAPRPAGQAPRPGARPAGPGQGGQGRGDRPERSERGERPGAQRPGGQSPRPGARPAGPRPGNNPFTSGGSTGMARPQTPRPGGAPRPGGPGGAGAPGGAPRPQGQGPGGPRPQGAAGGPRPQSPGGARPSPGGMPRPQGGGPRPGGGPGGARPNPGMMPQRPAASPRPGGGPGGGRGPGGAGRPGAGGGRPGGGGFAGRPAGPGGGGGGFAGRPGGPGGGGGFAGRPGGPGGGGGGRPGFGGRPGGPGGRGGTQGAFGRPGGPARRGRKSKRQRRQEYEAMQAPSVGGVMLPRGNGQPVRLSRGASLTDFAEKINANPASLVAVMMNLGEMVTATQSVSDETLRLLADEMNYVLEIVSPEEEDRELLESFDIEFGEDEGGEEFLVPRPPVVTVMGHVDHGKTRLLDTIRKTNVVAGEAGGITQHIGAYQVTTQVNDEERRITFIDTPGHEAFTAMRARGAKSTDIAILVVAANDGVMPQTVEALNHAKAADVPIVVAVNKIDVEGADPTKVRGQLTEYGLVAEEYGGDTMFVDISAKQGLNIESLLEAVVLTADASLDLRANPEQDAQGIAIESHLDRGRGAVATVLVQRGTLRVGDTMVVGDAYGRVRAMLDDKGENVEEAGPSTPVLVLGLTNVPGAGDNFLVVDEDRTARQIAEKRAARERNANFARRGVRFSLENLDEALKAGLVQELNLIIKGDASGSVEALESSLLQLDVGEEVDIRVLHRGVGAVTESDIDLATGSDAIVIGFNVRAAGRAAQMADREGVDVRYYSVIYQAIEEIEAALKGMLKPEYEEIELGTAEIREVFKSSKLGNIAGVLVRSGEVKRNTKARLIRDGKVIAESLTISGLRRFKDDVTEIREGFEGGINLGNFNDIKVDDVIATYEMREKPRA, from the coding sequence GTGGCTAAGGTCCGGGTATACGAACTCGCCAAGGAGTTCGGGGTGGAGAGCAAGGTCGTCATGGCCAAGCTCCAAGAACTCGGTGAATTCGTCCGTTCGGCGTCCTCGACGATCGAGGCGCCCGTTGTACGCAAGCTGACAGACGCCCTCCAGCAGGGCAACGGAGGCGGCAAGCCCGCCCCCGCACGCAAGGCTGCCCCGGCCAGGCCGGGCGCCCCCTCTCCGGCGCAGGCCGCCCGTCCGGGTCCGGCAGCGCCGCGCCCGCCGGCCCCGAAGCCGGCCGCCGCCGAGCAGCCCGCGGCTCCCGCCGCGCCGGCCGCCTCCGGCCCCCGTCCCACTCCGGGCCCGAAGCCCGCGCCGCGGCCCGCCCCGGCGTCTCCGGCTCCGACCACGCCCGAGTTCACGGCACCGCCGTCGGCTCCCGCCGCGCCGGCCGCCTCCGGCCCGGCCGCCGGCGCTGGTACCGGCTCCGGCCCCCGTCCGGGCGCTCCGCGTCCGGCCGGTCAGGCTCCGCGTCCCGGTGCCCGTCCCGCCGGTCCCGGCCAGGGCGGCCAGGGCCGTGGTGACCGTCCCGAGCGCTCCGAGCGTGGCGAGCGTCCCGGCGCCCAGCGTCCGGGCGGCCAGTCGCCGCGTCCCGGTGCCCGTCCGGCCGGTCCCCGTCCGGGCAACAACCCGTTCACCTCTGGTGGCTCCACCGGCATGGCGCGTCCGCAGACGCCCCGTCCGGGCGGTGCCCCGCGTCCCGGTGGCCCCGGTGGCGCCGGTGCTCCCGGCGGCGCCCCGCGTCCGCAGGGCCAGGGCCCGGGCGGTCCGCGTCCCCAGGGCGCAGCGGGCGGTCCCCGTCCGCAGTCCCCGGGCGGCGCTCGTCCCAGCCCGGGCGGTATGCCCCGCCCGCAGGGCGGCGGTCCGCGTCCCGGCGGCGGTCCCGGCGGTGCGCGTCCCAACCCCGGCATGATGCCGCAGCGTCCCGCTGCCAGCCCGCGTCCCGGCGGTGGCCCCGGTGGGGGTCGCGGTCCGGGCGGTGCGGGTCGTCCCGGCGCTGGCGGCGGTCGTCCCGGTGGCGGCGGCTTCGCCGGCCGTCCGGCCGGTCCCGGCGGTGGCGGTGGCGGCTTCGCCGGTCGTCCCGGCGGTCCCGGTGGCGGTGGCGGCTTCGCCGGCCGTCCCGGCGGTCCCGGTGGTGGCGGCGGTGGCCGTCCCGGCTTCGGCGGTCGTCCCGGCGGTCCGGGTGGCCGTGGTGGCACGCAGGGCGCCTTCGGCCGTCCCGGCGGCCCCGCGCGTCGCGGTCGCAAGTCGAAGCGGCAGAGGCGCCAGGAGTACGAGGCCATGCAGGCCCCGTCGGTCGGCGGCGTGATGCTGCCTCGCGGCAACGGACAGCCCGTCCGCCTGTCGCGCGGTGCGTCCCTCACCGACTTCGCGGAGAAGATCAACGCCAACCCGGCGTCGCTCGTCGCCGTGATGATGAACCTCGGCGAGATGGTCACTGCCACGCAGTCCGTCTCCGACGAGACGCTGAGGCTCCTCGCGGACGAGATGAACTACGTCCTCGAGATCGTCAGCCCGGAGGAGGAGGACCGCGAGCTTCTCGAGTCCTTCGACATCGAGTTCGGCGAGGACGAGGGCGGCGAGGAGTTCCTCGTCCCGCGTCCGCCGGTCGTGACCGTCATGGGTCACGTCGACCACGGTAAGACCCGACTGCTGGACACCATCCGCAAGACCAACGTGGTCGCGGGCGAGGCCGGCGGTATCACGCAGCACATCGGTGCGTACCAGGTCACCACCCAGGTCAACGACGAAGAGCGCAGGATCACCTTCATCGACACCCCGGGCCACGAGGCGTTCACCGCCATGCGTGCCCGTGGTGCGAAGTCGACCGACATCGCGATCCTGGTCGTCGCGGCCAACGACGGCGTCATGCCGCAGACGGTCGAGGCGCTCAACCACGCCAAGGCGGCCGACGTCCCGATCGTGGTCGCGGTCAACAAGATCGACGTCGAGGGCGCGGACCCGACCAAGGTGCGCGGTCAGCTGACCGAGTACGGCCTCGTGGCCGAGGAGTACGGCGGCGACACCATGTTCGTCGACATCTCCGCCAAGCAGGGCCTCAACATCGAGAGCCTGCTGGAGGCCGTGGTCCTCACCGCGGACGCCTCGCTCGACCTGCGGGCCAACCCGGAGCAGGACGCGCAGGGCATCGCGATCGAGTCCCACCTGGACCGTGGCCGCGGCGCCGTCGCGACCGTCCTGGTCCAGCGAGGCACCCTGCGGGTCGGCGACACCATGGTGGTCGGCGACGCGTACGGCCGTGTCCGGGCGATGCTCGACGACAAGGGCGAGAACGTGGAAGAGGCGGGTCCCTCGACCCCGGTCCTCGTCCTCGGTCTCACCAACGTCCCGGGCGCCGGCGACAACTTCCTCGTCGTCGACGAGGACCGCACGGCCCGCCAGATCGCCGAGAAGCGCGCGGCGCGTGAGCGCAACGCCAACTTCGCCCGGCGTGGAGTCCGGTTCTCCCTGGAGAACCTGGACGAGGCGCTCAAGGCCGGCCTGGTGCAGGAACTCAACCTCATCATCAAGGGCGACGCGTCCGGTTCGGTGGAGGCCCTCGAGTCCTCGCTGCTCCAGCTCGACGTCGGCGAAGAGGTCGACATCCGCGTCCTGCACCGCGGCGTGGGCGCGGTCACCGAGTCGGACATCGACCTGGCGACCGGCTCCGACGCGATCGTCATCGGCTTCAACGTCCGCGCTGCGGGCCGCGCGGCGCAGATGGCCGATCGTGAGGGCGTCGACGTCCGGTACTACTCGGTGATCTACCAGGCCATCGAGGAGATCGAGGCGGCCCTCAAGGGCATGCTCAAGCCGGAGTACGAGGAGATCGAGCTCGGCACGGCGGAGATCCGCGAGGTCTTCAAGTCGTCCAAGCTCGGCAACATCGCCGGTGTCCTGG
- a CDS encoding proline--tRNA ligase produces the protein MANAPVQRMSQLMAKTLRDDPADAEVLSHKLLVRAGYVRRTAAGLWSWLPLGKKVLANVERVVREEMDAIGAQEVLLPALLPREPYEATGRWEEYGPELFRLQDRKGGDYLLGPTHEEIFTLLVKDQASSYKDLPVILYQIQHKYRDEARPRAGILRGREFLMKDSYSFDTEDEGLARSYALHREAYQKVFARLGLDYRVCAATAGAMGGSKSEEFLAPAGAGEDTFADCPNCDFAANTEAITYGLRTVDATDVPAAEEIPTPDTPTIETLAASLGVPASATLKNLLVKVDGEIVAVGVPGDREVDLDKVEAHFAPAAVELVTADDFTGRPDLVRGYVGPQGLDKVTYIADPRVAPGTAWITGANKEHTHAKNVVAGRDFEVDAYVDVVVVQDGDPCPKCGTGLTLDRAIEIGHIFQLGRKYTDALKLDVLGQNGKPVRVTMGSYGIGVSRAVAALAEQTADDKGLCWPKEVAPADVHVVAAGKALQTELALDVSGRLAAAGVRVLVDDRAGVSPGVKFTDSELIGVPQILVAGRRAAEGVLELKDRRTGEREELTVEEALARLTA, from the coding sequence ATGGCGAACGCACCGGTCCAGCGCATGTCCCAGTTGATGGCGAAGACGCTGCGCGACGACCCGGCGGACGCCGAGGTCCTCAGCCACAAACTGCTGGTGCGCGCCGGCTACGTCCGCCGCACCGCCGCCGGCCTGTGGAGCTGGCTGCCGCTCGGCAAGAAGGTCCTCGCCAACGTGGAGCGGGTCGTCCGCGAGGAGATGGACGCCATCGGCGCCCAGGAGGTGCTGCTCCCCGCCCTGCTGCCGCGCGAACCCTACGAGGCGACCGGCCGCTGGGAGGAGTACGGCCCCGAACTGTTCCGCCTCCAGGACCGCAAGGGCGGCGACTACCTCCTCGGCCCCACCCACGAGGAGATCTTCACCCTCCTGGTGAAGGACCAGGCGTCCTCCTACAAGGACCTGCCCGTGATCCTCTACCAGATCCAGCACAAGTACCGCGACGAGGCCCGCCCCCGGGCCGGCATCCTGCGCGGCCGTGAGTTCCTCATGAAGGACTCGTACTCCTTCGACACCGAGGACGAGGGCCTGGCCCGGTCGTACGCCCTGCACCGCGAGGCCTACCAGAAGGTGTTCGCGCGCCTCGGCCTCGACTACCGCGTCTGCGCCGCCACCGCCGGCGCGATGGGCGGCTCCAAGTCGGAGGAGTTCCTGGCCCCGGCCGGCGCCGGCGAGGACACCTTCGCGGACTGCCCGAACTGCGACTTCGCGGCCAACACCGAGGCGATCACGTACGGGCTCAGGACGGTGGACGCCACCGACGTCCCGGCCGCCGAGGAGATCCCCACCCCCGACACCCCGACCATCGAGACGCTGGCCGCCTCCCTCGGCGTCCCGGCCTCCGCCACGCTCAAGAACCTCCTCGTGAAGGTCGACGGCGAGATCGTCGCCGTGGGCGTGCCCGGTGACCGCGAGGTCGACCTGGACAAGGTCGAGGCGCACTTCGCCCCGGCCGCCGTCGAGCTGGTGACCGCCGACGACTTCACGGGCCGCCCGGACCTGGTGCGCGGGTACGTCGGCCCGCAGGGCCTGGACAAGGTCACGTACATCGCCGACCCGCGGGTGGCTCCGGGCACCGCCTGGATCACCGGCGCCAACAAGGAGCACACGCACGCCAAGAACGTCGTCGCGGGCCGTGACTTCGAGGTCGACGCGTACGTCGACGTCGTGGTGGTCCAGGACGGCGACCCGTGCCCGAAGTGCGGCACCGGCCTCACGCTCGACCGCGCCATCGAGATCGGCCACATCTTCCAGCTGGGCCGCAAGTACACCGACGCCCTCAAGCTCGACGTCCTCGGCCAGAACGGCAAGCCGGTCCGCGTGACCATGGGCTCCTACGGCATCGGAGTCTCCCGCGCGGTCGCCGCCCTCGCCGAGCAGACCGCCGACGACAAGGGCCTGTGCTGGCCCAAGGAGGTCGCCCCGGCCGACGTGCACGTCGTCGCCGCGGGCAAGGCCCTCCAGACCGAGCTGGCGCTCGACGTCTCCGGCAGGCTGGCGGCGGCCGGCGTCCGCGTCCTGGTCGACGACCGGGCCGGCGTCTCCCCGGGCGTGAAGTTCACCGACTCCGAGCTGATCGGCGTACCGCAGATCCTGGTGGCCGGACGGCGTGCCGCCGAGGGCGTGCTGGAGCTGAAGGACCGCCGCACCGGCGAGCGCGAGGAACTGACGGTCGAGGAGGCGCTCGCCCGCCTGACCGCCTGA
- a CDS encoding ferritin-like domain-containing protein: MKKRELGALQAALAAEHAAVYGYGVVGGRIGADRRTEAQAAYDAHRARRDALAREVRDAGAKPVAAAAAYALPFPVPDSASAVRLAAELEDRVAGVYSDLVRAAAGERRDTAAGALRDAAVRAVRWRGESVAFPGLAERATAASASASVTPTG, from the coding sequence GTGAAGAAGCGGGAACTGGGCGCCCTCCAGGCGGCGCTGGCCGCCGAGCACGCGGCGGTGTACGGCTACGGGGTCGTCGGCGGGCGGATCGGCGCCGACCGCCGTACGGAGGCGCAGGCGGCCTACGACGCCCACCGTGCCCGGCGGGACGCGCTGGCCCGCGAGGTGCGGGACGCCGGCGCGAAGCCGGTGGCCGCGGCGGCGGCGTACGCGCTGCCCTTCCCGGTGCCGGACTCGGCGTCGGCGGTGCGGCTGGCCGCCGAGCTGGAGGACCGGGTGGCCGGGGTGTACTCCGATCTGGTGCGGGCAGCCGCAGGCGAGCGGCGGGACACGGCGGCGGGGGCGCTGCGCGACGCGGCGGTGCGGGCGGTGCGCTGGCGCGGCGAGAGCGTAGCCTTCCCTGGGCTCGCCGAGCGGGCCACGGCCGCTTCGGCCTCGGCATCGGTGACGCCCACCGGGTGA